In the genome of Blastopirellula retiformator, the window TTGCTCCTGCGTGCTTCTGGCGCCGTCGGTCATGCGACCCGAGGTCGCGTTCAGCATGTTCGACGAACTGCTGAGCGTTTCGGTATCTCCCATCAGTTCGCGAATGATCTCTTGGATCTTGGTGACGAACAGATTGAACGAACCGGCCAGGCGGCCGAGCTCGTCACGTTTGTTTTCCGGCAGACGCTGAGTCAGGTCGCCATCGCCTTGGGCGATTTCGTCCAGCATCTTGGTGGTCGCGTTGAGCGGCAACAGGATCGAGCGAGCGATCAGCCATCCGCAGACCGACATGGCGACGATCGACAGACCGCCGATCGTCAGCAGAACCCAGATGTTCTGGGCCGCTTCAGCGCGGATCTGAACGGCCGTTTCCAACACCGCGTCGCGGGCGGCGTTCGCTTCGGCTCGCTTCTGGGCGATCCGTTCTTGTTTCGCTTCCAACTTGGCGCGGGTCCGAGCGAGCGATTGTGCTTGGGCCTCGGTCACCGCGTCTAGGTGACCGCGGAAGTCGCTAAACGACTCCAGGCCATAGCCATAGTCGCTGGCCGCTTGGACTTCCGCTTTTTTCGCCTCGTTCTGAGCGTCGGTGAAGATCTTGCGGGACGCTTCGGCCCACAGCTTGAATTTCGCCATCAGACCGTTGTAGACGGTTTGAACTTCTGGATCGTTCATGCCGTTGGCGGCCAGACGAAGCCGTTTGTCGGCTTGGCCGATGTTTTCTTCTTGCGTCGCTTGAGCGGCTTGGAATTGCTCTTCGCTGGTCGCCGCCAGGGCGAGTTTTTCAGCGATGATCGCCTGGTGAACGTCGCGATCGGCCTGCAGCATCAGTTCGATGCTCTCCTGCATCTGACGAAGCTCGGGCAGGTCTTTATTGATGACCGGCAGCATTTCGTCTTCGATCAGCGGAGCGATTTCGTGATCAATCAGGTGGACGAATTTTTCGTCGACGACTTGGTCGAGTTGTCCGAGCAGATAGCTGGAAGTCCGCCAGCCGAGGCCGACGATGAAGGCCAGTGCCAAGCAACTGAGCGTTACTTGAACGATGATTTTTCGTTGGATGCTCATGAAACTAATCCCGGACTAATCAATTGCTTTCCGCAACCAGCCAGAACGATACAGACGGAGGAAAACCGATCTAGGGAGCGCGTTGAGCAAAGATAGGTTGACGATCACAAAAACCAATGTGGTCATTCCGAGATTGCAGTGCACCGTTCGGCGCGGGGGAAAGCGACTATGCCGATTGTGCAGCGTGGATCCCTCAGAAGTCGTAAAATTCGCCGATTCTGGCGGCACGGTTCATTCCCTCTTTTCCCAATAACCGGGCGAACTTGTACCGAAATCGCCGGGCCAGACCCGCGCCAATTCGGTGAACCGCAAGCGCAAAAGCGCAGAACTGCGACTTCAAACCGGGTTTGATACCGCCGACGAAAGCTTAGCAGTCCTTTGATTTTCTCAACAGGCAGTTAGCGTTTCCAAGCCAGCAGCATCACTCCGGCGCCAACCAGGGCAATCGCCAACCACTCGCGCCCCGCCGGGCGATCTCCCAAGAAGATCACGGCAAAGATCGCCACCAAAACGACGCTGAACTTGTCGACCGGCGCGACCTGCGAAGCTTCGCCGACCTTCAAAGCGCGAAAGTAACAAACCCACGAAGCGCCCGTCGCCAGACCCGAGGCGACGAGGAAGCCGATCGTCTTGCCCGAGAGCTGGCGCGGATCGCTCAGCGCCCCAGTCGCCCACACGAACGCTGCCAGCACGACCAGGATGACGATCGTCCGGATCAACGTGGCGTAGTCCGAGTTGACTCCCTCGAGCCCGATCTTGGCGAAGATCGCCGTCAGCGCCGCAAACCCGGCCGAGAGAATCGCCCACAGGAACCAGTTATGCGAGATATCCATTGAGAGGCTCCTGAAGTTGTCGTCTCTTTGGGAGCGCCGAGGGATACGATTGAAGCGCATTAGAGAAAGTGTGTGATCACGAATTTACGTTAGCTGTTCGATCAAAAGTGGACGTCCACGTTGCGGCGCCAAATAGGCTGCAAGCGGTGTCTTTTCCGACTCGCGGACCCAGTTAAAGAGAGGTTTCGCGCATCGTCCCATTCTTATCTGCGAGAGGCTCGCCAGGCGACGGTTTTTAGGATTTTTGAGATTTTCCTCTTTCGCCTTTTTTGCGTGAATTTGGGAGGATTTTGAAGGCTCATCTCCCCCAAATTTAGTAATGTGAGGTTAGGGCAGTCTAGTCGTAAACTGAATTGGGAGTTGAACATGCGCCGTCGATCGTCACTTAAACTGCTGGCTGCCGGACTGCCGCTGACATTTGCTGCACAAAGCTTTGGAAAGAGTACGACCGGACCCTACTTCGGGAGCGGAGTCAAAGTCGGGGAAGTCACCTCCGACTCAGCCATTCTCTGGACCCGGACCTCCTCGGCAGATGAATGCGACTCCAATTTCGCATTGCCGGGCATCGCCGCCGACGTGCGCGTGCGCTACTGGATCGCCGAGCAATCGGGTTCCGAAAAAACGACCGCCTGGCAGTCGACGACGGCCGATGGCGACTTCGCCACGCAGATTCCGTTGAGCGATCTCTCTCCGGGCGTTAAGTATCGCTTTGTCTTGGAAGCGAAGAACTCGCTGGGGGCGAATCAGACCGACGGAACCTTCAAGACCGCGCCCCTTGCCGAAACGATCACGCCGATTCGCTTCGTCGTCACTTCCTGTCATAAGTACGCGACGATGGATGCGCCCGGCCTGGGGCAAAAAATCTATCTAGAGATGCTGAAGCTAAAGCCGCAGTTTTTTGTCCATACGGGCGATGTCGTCTACTACGACGGCGATACCGAACCGCTGGCAAGGAACGTCGAATTGGCTCGCTTGCATTGGCACCGGATGGACAACCTGCCATACCATCGCCAGTTCTATCCGAACATGGCCTCCTACTTTATGAAGGATGATCACGACGTCTTGAAAGACGATGCGTGGCCTGGTCAAAAATTTGGTGATCTTACCTTTGCGGAAGGATTGGCGATTTTTGATGAACAGAACCCGATGGGTGAGTCTCCTTACCGCACCGTTCGCTGGGGACGAGATCTCCAGGTCTGGATTGTGGAAGGCCGCGACTTTCGCAGCCCCAATCCTATGGCGGATGGTCCCCAGAAATCGATCTGGGGCGAGCAGCAGTGGGAATGGCTGCAGCAAACGGTCGCCGCATCGGACGCCAAATTCAAGATACTGATCAGTCCGACTCCAATCGTCGGACCTGATCGACCGCAGGGGAAGAACGACAACCACTCCAACGCAGTCTGGACCTCCGAGGGAAATCGCGCTCGCAAGTTCCTGGTCGACAACCATATGCACGTCATCTGCGGCGATCGTCATTGGCAATATCACTCGGTTGATGATGCGACGGGGCTCAACGAGTTCTGCAGTGGGCCCAGCACCAACAAACATGCAGGGGGCTGGAATCAAAAGAACTTCCTGCCGGAGCACCGCTTTTTGCGGGTCGCGGGAGGATTTCTGTGCGTCGACGTTGATCGGACCGGCGAGCAGCCGGGACTGCTATTTCGCCACATTGACGTCGATGGCGCCGTCGTCTACGAAAAGCGATTTGAAGGCTAGCAGCCTGGTGAAAAATGCCATCGTGGCATTTTCCAACCTCGCCAGGCTCAGAGCATAGCTCTTCGCGGCTCGCAAAATAACGACTTACGTCGTTATTTTGGGATCGCATCCGTGCGATCACGCAGTCCGTCGAGAAAATCAACGGACTGCTAGTGAAGCCATTTGGCCGCCAAACGCCCCACACTTGCTGGTGGGGCGAACCCTATTTGTTCGCTTACTGTCTCTTTCGGCGTTCTGCGGCATCCAATCGGGGATGCCCTTCATGCAGCAAGCAAGCCCCAAGAAGAACGTATGGCGACCGACAGCAGCGGCCCCACGCTGACCAGCGAAGTCTCTCCGGAATTACCGACCCCGACCGAAGTCAATGACGCGAAGGTGAGCCGCGCCCAAATGGTAGTGGCGATCCTGGCGGCGCTCAGCGTATCGCACATGCTGAACGACGTGATGCAGTCGTTGCTGCCGGCCGTCTATCCATTGCTGAAAGAGAACTATTCCCTCTCGTTCTTTCAGGTGGGGCTGATCACCTTTACCTTTCAAGTTACTGCATCGCTCTTACAACCGCTGGTCGGGATGGCGACCGATCGCCGCCCGTGGCCCTATTCGTTGGTGATCGGCATGGGCTTCACCTTGGTGGGACTAAACCTGCTGGCGATGGCAGGCAGTTTCAGCTCGATCTTGGTCGCAGCTGCGATGGTGGGAATGGGCTCATCGGTGTTTCATCCGGAAGCCTCACGAGTCGCCCGGATCGCCTCTGGCGGGCGGTATGGCTTTGCCCAATCGCTATTTCAAGTTGGAGGGAACGCCGGCTCGGCGATCGGTCCACTCTTGGCGGCGTTCGTCGTCGCCCCTTGGGGACAACAAAGCATCGCCTGGTTTTCGATCGGGGCTGTTGCGGCGCTGTTGATCTTGGGTTACGTCGGGCGCTGGTATCAACGTCATCTGAACGAACTGAAACAAAATCCGCGTTGCATCCAATTGGATGAGACGTCAGGCTTGTCGCCAGTTCGCGTCTACGCGGCCGTTGGCGTGTTGCTGACGTTGGTTTTCTCGAAGTACATCTACCTGGTCAGTTTGAGCAGTTATTACACGTTCTACTTGATGGACAAGTTTGACGTGCCAGTGCAATCGGCTCAGCTGTACTTGTTCGTCTTTCTCGGAGCGGTCGCCGTAGGAACGCTGGGGGGCGGACCGGTTGGCGATCGGGTCGGTTTCAAAACGGTGATCTGGTTTTCGATTTTGGGCGTGTTGCCATTTACGTTGGCGCTCCCTTACGCCAACTTGTTTTGGACCGTCGTGCTGACCGTGCCGATCGGTTTGATCTTGGCGTCGGCGTTTTCGGCGATCATCGTTTACGCCCAGGAACTAATGCCTAGCAAGGTCGGTATGATCGCCGGCATGTTTTTTGGATTCGCCTTTGGCATTGCCGGCATCGGCGCCGCGGCGCTCGGTTGGCTGGCGGACCAGACGAGTATCGAGTACGTCTACAGCATTTGCGCTTATCTGCCGCTAGTCGGACTGCTGACCGCGCTGCTGCCGAACCTGGAGGGGCGCGGATAGTCGCTGTGGCAATCGATTGGCGCGACGAAGTGGAAAAAAATCCCTACGCCGCCGGTGCGACGTAGGGATGTCGAGTTCATTTTTTTTGCAGGTGAAAGTCGATCAGATTGATTTCGTCCTTCACCTCGTAGACTAGTTCGGTTTCGGTGTTGTACCGAGCAGGGAACTTTTCGTCCGATGGTTTCGGAAACGAAAGGAGCGCCGCCGTGCTGATTTCGACGCGATAGATTCCGGGCGGAGCGCCCCGGCTATCGCGCGTGTACGCCAATTCGTAGTTCCCCTGTTCGTCGGTAATGGCGACCGCAGGACGCCCCGAGTCGGGCAGGAACATGACGCTGGTCTGCGGGATCGGTTCTCCATCGAGCGTCACTTGTCCTTTTACCGGGGCGACGTCATAGGTAGATCCTCCACAGCCTGCGAAAGCCAGCAAGCCGCAGACCCAAAGCGAGGATCGAGCCGCCGAGCAAAGCGGCTTCCTATTCGTGAAGTTTGTTTTCGGCATTCTAAAATCCTTCCACCGTTAGGCCGTCCTGACGATCTCCGAGCCGCTGATACAAACTCATGTTCGGCCCGCTATTGGTGGTCGCGTCGATCGTTTCGGAAATGAAGTGAACCGATCCGTCGCAGAAAGCGAAGTTGGCGCCGCCGGGATGAAAGCTGCCGAATCCTTTGTATTTGGTCGGGTCATTGATCAGACCGTCGCTGGTGTTGGTCGAAGCGAGAATGTACTTCTTGTTTTGGTGTCCCGGCCCTGACGTGGTGGTGCCAGCCCACAGACCGCCGATCGTGTGTTGATACTCTCGCTCGCCAATCAGAAACGTGTTACTGGTCCCGTCGAGAACGTTGCGAAAAGCGACACGACTTTGCGGCCAGAACATCCCGAGTCCCAGTTGGGTGACGGTGGCGTCTTTGTAGGACCCCATGCTCGCGAGATAGCTGGAGTAGGCGATCTCCTCGCTGGCGACAACGACCGGTACGGACTTGTCGTTCAAGTCGGGAGCGACGTCCGACGGACAGCGGAATGCGTCAAGCGGAATTTGAACGGCGGCCAGGATATCGGCGTCCGACAAGTCCATCAGCCCGTTGACCTGATCAATTTCGTCATACAGCGCCGTCTGTTCGATGAATGGCAGGATCTTGGCGCCCCAACCCCAGCCAAGTTCGTTGTTGAAACCTGGGGGAAACAACTTGTGGGTATCATGATAGTTGTGCATCGCCAGGCCGATTTGTTTCATGTTGTTCGTGCATTGCATGCGACGAGCAGCTTCACGGGCCTGCTGAACGGCGGGCAACAACAGTGCGATCAAGACTCCTATAATTGCGATCACGACAAGCAACTCAACCAGCGTAAATCCTTGGCGCTGAAACCTCATGGCCTGACTCCAGATACGACTAGAAAAATAAAAGATGGACGAAGATTTAATGGCGCATGGATGAGGTGCCGCCAATCCTAACAGTTGCTATCTGCGCAATTGGGCAAATAAGCAGCGGGTTTGGGCAGATCTTGAAGTAACGGTAAAGTTGCTCTCCAAGTTCTCCGCTATGCCACTTGTTAGGGCATGTAATCTACCCAGGGGCGATATGGCTGCCACCTTTCCTCCAATATTTGTTGCGGCCGTCACGCGATGTTTCGTAGTGCGGTTGCGAGAT includes:
- a CDS encoding methyl-accepting chemotaxis protein, with the translated sequence MSIQRKIIVQVTLSCLALAFIVGLGWRTSSYLLGQLDQVVDEKFVHLIDHEIAPLIEDEMLPVINKDLPELRQMQESIELMLQADRDVHQAIIAEKLALAATSEEQFQAAQATQEENIGQADKRLRLAANGMNDPEVQTVYNGLMAKFKLWAEASRKIFTDAQNEAKKAEVQAASDYGYGLESFSDFRGHLDAVTEAQAQSLARTRAKLEAKQERIAQKRAEANAARDAVLETAVQIRAEAAQNIWVLLTIGGLSIVAMSVCGWLIARSILLPLNATTKMLDEIAQGDGDLTQRLPENKRDELGRLAGSFNLFVTKIQEIIRELMGDTETLSSSSNMLNATSGRMTDGARSTQEQSTSVAAAAEEMSVNMESISTSTREMNRTIESVAAAVDEMTSSVVEIARNAENATNTSREASQLVEASNATVSALGLSAIEIGKVTEVIQEIAEQTNLLALNATIEAARAGDAGKGFAVVATEVKDLARQTTTATEDIRQRISRIQESSQDAVESIGKVLTVIHNVDSVSRSIAAAVEEQSIATKEISRNLSSASTNVRGVTVSLEQSTQASTEVSRNIVGVKKSADDAAEDSAQTRNVSLELTRVADKIQHMVGQFRC
- a CDS encoding EamA family transporter gives rise to the protein MDISHNWFLWAILSAGFAALTAIFAKIGLEGVNSDYATLIRTIVILVVLAAFVWATGALSDPRQLSGKTIGFLVASGLATGASWVCYFRALKVGEASQVAPVDKFSVVLVAIFAVIFLGDRPAGREWLAIALVGAGVMLLAWKR
- a CDS encoding alkaline phosphatase D family protein — its product is MRRRSSLKLLAAGLPLTFAAQSFGKSTTGPYFGSGVKVGEVTSDSAILWTRTSSADECDSNFALPGIAADVRVRYWIAEQSGSEKTTAWQSTTADGDFATQIPLSDLSPGVKYRFVLEAKNSLGANQTDGTFKTAPLAETITPIRFVVTSCHKYATMDAPGLGQKIYLEMLKLKPQFFVHTGDVVYYDGDTEPLARNVELARLHWHRMDNLPYHRQFYPNMASYFMKDDHDVLKDDAWPGQKFGDLTFAEGLAIFDEQNPMGESPYRTVRWGRDLQVWIVEGRDFRSPNPMADGPQKSIWGEQQWEWLQQTVAASDAKFKILISPTPIVGPDRPQGKNDNHSNAVWTSEGNRARKFLVDNHMHVICGDRHWQYHSVDDATGLNEFCSGPSTNKHAGGWNQKNFLPEHRFLRVAGGFLCVDVDRTGEQPGLLFRHIDVDGAVVYEKRFEG
- a CDS encoding MFS transporter translates to MATDSSGPTLTSEVSPELPTPTEVNDAKVSRAQMVVAILAALSVSHMLNDVMQSLLPAVYPLLKENYSLSFFQVGLITFTFQVTASLLQPLVGMATDRRPWPYSLVIGMGFTLVGLNLLAMAGSFSSILVAAAMVGMGSSVFHPEASRVARIASGGRYGFAQSLFQVGGNAGSAIGPLLAAFVVAPWGQQSIAWFSIGAVAALLILGYVGRWYQRHLNELKQNPRCIQLDETSGLSPVRVYAAVGVLLTLVFSKYIYLVSLSSYYTFYLMDKFDVPVQSAQLYLFVFLGAVAVGTLGGGPVGDRVGFKTVIWFSILGVLPFTLALPYANLFWTVVLTVPIGLILASAFSAIIVYAQELMPSKVGMIAGMFFGFAFGIAGIGAAALGWLADQTSIEYVYSICAYLPLVGLLTALLPNLEGRG
- a CDS encoding carboxypeptidase-like regulatory domain-containing protein, encoding MPKTNFTNRKPLCSAARSSLWVCGLLAFAGCGGSTYDVAPVKGQVTLDGEPIPQTSVMFLPDSGRPAVAITDEQGNYELAYTRDSRGAPPGIYRVEISTAALLSFPKPSDEKFPARYNTETELVYEVKDEINLIDFHLQKK
- a CDS encoding DUF1559 domain-containing protein; its protein translation is MRFQRQGFTLVELLVVIAIIGVLIALLLPAVQQAREAARRMQCTNNMKQIGLAMHNYHDTHKLFPPGFNNELGWGWGAKILPFIEQTALYDEIDQVNGLMDLSDADILAAVQIPLDAFRCPSDVAPDLNDKSVPVVVASEEIAYSSYLASMGSYKDATVTQLGLGMFWPQSRVAFRNVLDGTSNTFLIGEREYQHTIGGLWAGTTTSGPGHQNKKYILASTNTSDGLINDPTKYKGFGSFHPGGANFAFCDGSVHFISETIDATTNSGPNMSLYQRLGDRQDGLTVEGF